Below is a genomic region from Helianthus annuus cultivar XRQ/B chromosome 2, HanXRQr2.0-SUNRISE, whole genome shotgun sequence.
TTGATAAttctttaaaaaatataaatcaaAATTCGCCGATAGGCACAATTACTCATTCACtcctagaggtgtacaaaaaaccggttttatggattgaaaaaaaaaaaaaaaccgaaaccagTCTTTTTAAAAACTGGTTTCAACCTGAACCGAACCGGCGGTTTGTACACCAGTTAGTATTACTGATCTTCGAAACCGGTTTAAAAAACGAAATTGgtttaaacatgttaaaaaccggtttttttggcCCAAATCGGTTTTTAACCGAACCTATTAGTACTAGTTCAAGTTCACACCATGTAAAACCGGTTcggtttttttaaaaaccggttttttccCCACCAGAAAAatcgatttgtacacctctattCACTCCTATAAACCTTTACTTGTCAAAACTTCTTTCTTCTTTAAGTCCAAAACAAAGTAATCAAGCTATTTTATGGGCTAGAACTGACCCTGACCCACATCAAAGGCCCAATAAACACTATTCGTTTAAATTCAAACCGGTTAGCACACGACTCCTTCGTGCCCGATTAATGCGGACCCAAGGTGGTGCCACCACCACCATTTGTATCACCACCGTCCTAATGCTTCCGCTGCACACCTAGTTTTCACCGCCACGTCATCACCACCAGGTACGCCGGATTCTTCACCACTTTCAATTCTCCACATGCAGTTAATTTGTGACCTAACGATTCGAATTGGAGTCAAAGTGTTCATCAAGGTGTAATTTGATTATTCGTTTGTAGGTTTAACATAGTCAAATTCGATGTTTTGCTGACCTAAACACACATTGTTAGAAGCTTCTTATTTGACTTGTCAAAGTTTTGTTGTCACAAGGCTGACAAATCGTGTTTTATCGGGTTTAACAGGTCTCTAACGACGCGTGTAACACGAGTATTAAATATGAATacaactcgtttaactactttatatctcATTTTTATAACAcagttttacgttttatgtaccTAAAAGAAGAAATGATTGGATCCTAACATCATAACtataaaccatagggactaaaatgacatttaactcagagttaaatgttattttagtccctgtggtttgggtcattttgcctgtttagtccaaaggtttgaaacgttgccattttagtccaaatagtttcaagcgttgccattttagtccactgggttaactccgCCCATTTTTTATGTTAGTTAGAACGGTAATTCGATCATTATATATGGTcaaattgcccttctagttaacagaattacatataaaatgaccgaaatgcctttctagttaacagaataaaGGGGCGGAGTTAACCCagttgactaaaatggcaacgtttaaaactatttggactaaaatgacaacgtttcaaacctttggactaaactggcaaaatgactcaaaccacagggactaaaatgacatctAACTCTTatttttaaaaagtaaaaaaatcacgTTGTGTACTTTTTTCAGTaaacaggtctaatcgtgtcttTTACACAGATATCTATTGCCAGCTTGATTCAATTTATTTGAAATTCTATACTTGAATTCTGTATTTGTGACCTAACAATTGAATTTAACTACTCGGATTCGTATCATAGTGTAATTTGATTTAATTTGATTATCAGTTTGTAGTTTTTAACATTGATTCGATATTTTGCAGACATAAACATATATTTgaccatggttttaaaaaacgttcGAGGCGTGCGTCTCAGGCTcgcctcgaggcgaaacggccaaaaaaggagtctgaggcgcgcctcatggtGTTTTTAATGTATATGCGCCTCAGAGCGGCTGAGGCGCTAAGAAAGTTGCGCCTCAGATGCGCCTCAGGGGATTTTAatagttgtttttgatgtttgattttttgtgtcaatttcaagcatttcatgtctttttaagtgtgtttttgatgattttgataaatctgatgatgaaattagttagtacagtattactatttttataataaatataatttttatatttatttattaataccgtCTCGGCCTTATGCCTCGTTTCGCCTCGAgacttacgcctcgtgaggcgaagggaaaacgcctcgaaacttgtttccgttcttttaaaccttgtGTTTGACCAGATGTTAGAAAGCTTCTTATTTGACTTGTTAAAATTTTGTTTCCACAAGTTATCAAATGAGTTTAATTTATTTGAAATTTCATACTTAAATTCTGTACTTTTTAACCTAACGAATGAATTCGAATTACAGTGTTCATAACCATCATGGTATGCATTAGGAACGACTTAAACGTTCACACGCAAGAACTTAAATTCGGATCAAATGACTTGTTTAAAGAGTCAGTCAATCTCCGAATCGATGAAACCGATCCTGTTTATAGATCCAGATTCAAGGCTTTCAATGAACAAAGTGACGTTGCAGATAACGAATTCGCTATTACTTTGAGGAAAGAAGAATCACTTAATCGTGATAACTGCACGTGGTTATCGCTAACTGGCGCATCGTCCCCATCGTCGTGCTGTAAAGATTACGGTCTATCCGGTTACATGGATCTTAAAATAGACGCCTGGTTCATTTCGTTATTATCGAAACAATCATCGAGATCCGATACACTTTTGAACACGAAAATCACATTCTTTGACGGTTCTAGAGTAAACCCGATCGAAGAAGCATCTTTTGTTCTCGATCAAAGCGAAAAACCGGATGAAAAAATTGTTTTTGAGGAGAATTTGGAGGAAGAAGAAGTTGTTTTGTGGCTAAAGAATGAGTCAGAATGTTGTAGTCAAACTTTGGATAGcaggtcaaagtcaaagtcaaagtcaaagtcaaagtcaaagtttgcATATTTTACAGACAGCAGTGATCAACAGTCTTTgttttcttcatcttctagctCTGATCACTCATCAGAAGTCATGGATTTGGAAGAAATTAGTACGGATAAACCGCTTTTTTGGCCGCTTAATTCAGCGTCCGATTGGTGTTCCGAGACTAAATGGGATTACTTCATTATGTCGCCGCGTAAAGATATATACAAACTCGGTATGTCACCAAAAACTACTTATAATCGAGAACCAAATTCAAAACAAGGCTGCAACAGAAGACTCGTGTTTGGAACAGACTCAAAATCATCGTCAAACATGATAAAAAGCGCGAATGTAGTAGCGACGGAGCAAGaagttgaccgtttgaccaaaccGTCGGTGAGCACGCATAAGATAGTGTTGGAAGATCTTTTGTTAGTAGATAAGTTGAATGCAGAAGGTGTGATTGAGCAAGTATTAGGACTTGGTGAATTTGATGGACATGAGGGTATTGAAGATGAGTTCGACGAAGATGATTTTTCTCTACGGTTTTGAAAACCGGACCAAAACAGACCTCGGGTTGAACCAGGAACGAGCCTCGTTATCGGTTCGAAATTTCCTAGTtgtggattttttttttgaattaatcATGGTGTAATCCGTTTTTTAAACTGTCGAAGAATTTACTGAGAGGCGAACAGTAGAGCGGTCGGTTTGATGAGCGGTGCGGTTTTCAAGAAAATGGTTCTTGTTCAAATTCCATGATTTGGGGTTTTCCAAAATTTGTACTTCACGTCTCCTATAACTCTCCAAACATTCGATTTCGAACTTAACACTTGGAGCACCTCTTTGATTCTCGCCTTTCCAGTCCCCTACAATAACCTTGTAATCATCTTGTGGTGAATCATATATATTATCTCAAGCAAGATTGACTCTTTCTGTTTATTATAATTCTTAACTCTACATAATAAATGACCCTAACTATCCATCCATTTATAATAAAAAACTTACTAAACATACTCAAATCCTATCTTATAGAtacatattaaaataaattacCCATGTCTTTATAACCTATTGGTATCTTGGGGGATAAGACTTTGGACctataggtcctgggttcgattctcacaagggggcttttcccatatttattgggtttcctccagaattggtgtataggtcttatgcctagtggagatggatatgatcgggtggttccgctcgtggcacgatgatactccagtgttCCGtaagtgatccaaatttgtcgtaaAAAAAAGATATTAAAATAATTTGATAAACATTACCATACTATAAATTTGTAACATGTAGGTGCTTTAGTGAGTTGTACTCTAAGGTTACggagttttcaaaaaaaaaaattgacttttCACTTTTAATCCAAATGTTTTCCATTTTTTGCATATTAACAtctttggttttatttttttacttttaagatAAATTTTTctatcttttgtaatttaacaccaacatatttttattttcaactttgatccccgtatttttcatcttttacaaaattttcgttttacgtttcgttctgaTTTTGTGAGtgaacacgccgcaacgtgcgtaTGGGTTTCAACAATTTTTCGTCTATTTTTCCCTGTTTGACAGGTTTGTTGCAATGCGTGTGGtcttagatcgacttagttattattttctatttttacgtttcagtctaatttcttcgcattatcATGCTGCAACGGGCATGCGTGATTCAGCGATTTTACATATGCTTTTCGTTCGGTGTTATTTTTTccttttgtttattttgtttttacgagctttttcgGTTTTGTTGGTCGCTGATAGTTGTGTAGCattagtgctacttggcacggtttacgcccccgccgcaacgcgggggcaCTTAATACTAGTTTAAACTAATTTTAATCCTATCACATCAATCAAACAATATC
It encodes:
- the LOC110927250 gene encoding uncharacterized protein LOC110927250; this encodes MVCIRNDLNVHTQELKFGSNDLFKESVNLRIDETDPVYRSRFKAFNEQSDVADNEFAITLRKEESLNRDNCTWLSLTGASSPSSCCKDYGLSGYMDLKIDAWFISLLSKQSSRSDTLLNTKITFFDGSRVNPIEEASFVLDQSEKPDEKIVFEENLEEEEVVLWLKNESECCSQTLDSRSKSKSKSKSKSKFAYFTDSSDQQSLFSSSSSSDHSSEVMDLEEISTDKPLFWPLNSASDWCSETKWDYFIMSPRKDIYKLGMSPKTTYNREPNSKQGCNRRLVFGTDSKSSSNMIKSANVVATEQEVDRLTKPSVSTHKIVLEDLLLVDKLNAEGVIEQVLGLGEFDGHEGIEDEFDEDDFSLRF